The following coding sequences lie in one Fusarium poae strain DAOMC 252244 chromosome 1, whole genome shotgun sequence genomic window:
- a CDS encoding hypothetical protein (BUSCO:14679at5125): MTLSPQSSRRWDELPHEILLQILCYLEPHQLPRLQLVSRKLREVCLDDELWKRHCFERSPWYSFLQNRRKVFASLPDSSLSKTNQDDEDAGSLLEFDELSRRDKDHFEFLQDLANWDPAFPDEHVSWYDEYIQRQGPTSINWLETPRGEQSAMDHFIEVRGMALYSPNNGDDGIGSLLAVSPLDDGSVCLWDINGARGRRGGIVATSQPDILFFDGRGDQNTRRSKKIDTGVTECVSVDNTNNRAVFAVQSHLIEVDLNRLQVVNRHSFEWSITTLSQIQDGIPLTVGTSLGIHLQDFRAPQHHHSNDVERLDVDSPMVDGDNPFRAIFDPNPLPPYASLSQPTPTSILHLPRPAGDNTVSDDIYVAGRFSNILHYDRRQFPKILGSIYSGSRLSSLAALPYPFSTLDHEVRRRGELSAERVHECKTSSNGRTLIAGGEYKTKGSLELYGLDTVDLSSDGAMQQNSTMKNRYTAASSIILSVINHGTKVAFSDGAGQIKWFERDGYTECRRIKIGHSDVPTQASLFASMPGSDDLARKILSTKTAQDRPNEDNVLFWTGDKLGMVSFTGDTLFTPEHLQGDKNHGSKEAAEEQKRQMYSQRMREALEKQADEARFVQGLGL; the protein is encoded by the exons ATGACTTTGAGCCCGCAATCTTCGCGTCGCTGGGACGAGCTCCCTCATGAGATCCTCCTCCAGATCTTGTGCT ACCTTGAACCGCATCAATTGCCCAGACTGCAACTTGTATCACGGAAACTCAGAGAAGTCTGTCTCGACGATGAACTCTGGAAGCGCCACTGTTTTGAGCGTTCGCCATGGTACTCATTTCTTCAGAATCGCAGAAAAGTTTTTGCTTCTCTGCCTGACTCATCATTGAGCAAGACCAACcaagatgacgaggatgccGGCTCTCTACTGGAATTTGATGAATTGTCTCGGAGAGATAAAGATCATTTCGAGTTTCTTCAAGACTTGGCCAACTGGGACCCTGCGTTTCCTGACGAGCACGTCTCGTGGTATGACGAGTACATTCAACGCCAGGGACCAACATCCATCAATTGGCTCGAAACGCCTCGCGGAGAACAGAGCGCGATGGATCATTTCATCGAAGTCAGAGGCATGGCTCTTTACAGCCCCAACAACGGCGATGATGGCATCGGCAGTTTGTTAGCCGTTTCACCGCTCGACGACGGGTCTGTATGTTTGTGGGATATCAACGGCGCTAGAGGCAGGAGGGGAGGTATAGTTGCAACGAGTCAGCCGGATATCCTCTTCTTTGACGGCCGCGGAGATCAAAACACAAGGCGGTCCAAAAAGATCGACACGGGTGTCACCGAATGTGTTAGTGTcgacaacaccaacaatAGGGCTGTCTTTGCCGTACAGAGTC ATCTCATAGAAGTCGATCTCAATCGTCTACAGGTCGTCAATAGACACTCTTTCGAATGGTCCATCACAACTTTGTCACAGATCCAGGATGGGATCCCCTTGACAGTCGGCACTTCACTAGGCATTCATCTTCAGGACTTCCGCGcgcctcaacaccatcacagCAATGACGTGGAGAGGCTAGATGTAGATAGCCCTATGGTAGATGGAGACAACCCATTCAGGGCCATCTTTGACCCGAACCCTTTGCCGCCGTACGCCTCATTGTCTCAGCCTACGCCAACCAGTATTCTTCATCTGCCCCGTCCAGCTGGCGACAACACAGTATCGGACGACATCTACGTGGCGGGCAGGTTTTCCAATATTCTTCACTATGATAGGAGGCAGTTTCCCAAGATCTTGGGTTCCATATACTCCGGGTCGCGGCTTTCCAGTCTGGCAGCGCTGCCCTACCCGTTTTCCACGCTGGATCACGAAGTACGGCGTCGTGGAGAGCTTTCAGCTGAGAGAGTTCATGAGTGCAAGACATCAAGCAATGGACGAACTTTGATAGCAGGCGGAGAGTACAAGACCAAGGGCTCGCTAGAGTTGTACGGTCTCGATACAGTGGACCTGTCAAGCGACGGGGCGATGCAGCAGAATTCAACAATGAAGAACCGCTACACGGCGGCTTCATCCATCATCTTGTCAGTCATCAACCACGGCACAAAGGTGGCCTTTTCAGACGGCGCAGGACAGATCAAGTGGTTCGAGAGAGACGGATACACAGAATGTCGTCGAATTAAGATCGGCCACAGCGACGTCCCCACCCAAGCATCACTCTTCGCCTCGATGCCAGGGTCCGACGATCTCGCGCGCAAGATCTTATCCACCAAGACGGCACAGGACCGTCCCAACGAGGACAACGTGCTCTTCTGGACAGGCGACAAGCTTGGCATGGTCAGTTTCACAGGGGATACGCTATTTACTCCCGAACACTTGCAGGGCGACAAGAATCACGGGAGCAAAGAGGCGGCGGAGGAACAGAAGCGACAGATGTACTCCCAGAGGATGCGAGAAGCGTTGGAGAAGCAGGCTGACGAGGCTCGGTTTGTACAAGGACTTGGTTTATAG
- the MCR1 gene encoding NADH-cytochrome b5 reductase (BUSCO:40886at5125) gives MFARSAFRAAQPLRSFRRYATEAGGAGGSNALLYAAGAAAFGGAGYWYFGKSGAPVSAAAQDVKQAVGAEPKKAFTGGDQGWVSLKLSDVEIVNHNTKRLRFELPEADQVSGLHVASALLTKYKGPNDEKATLRPYTPISDENDKGFLDLLIKKYPNGPMSTHLHDMAPGQRLDLKGPLPKYTWEENKHDHIALIAGGTGITPMYQLARAIFNNPKDKTKVTLVFGNISEKDILLKKEFEELENTYPQRFRAFYVLDNPPKGWVGGSGFITKDLLKTVLPEPKNENIKLFVCGPPGLMNAISGNKVSPKNQGELTGALKELGYKEDQVYKF, from the exons ATGTTCGCCCGATCCGCATTCCGTGCTGCTCAGCCTTTGAGG TCTTTCCGTCGATATGCCACCGAGGCTGGAGGCGCTGGCGGTTCCAATGCCCTCCTTTATGCTGCTGGAGCTGCTGCCTTTGGTGGTGCTGGTTACTGGTACTTTGGCAAGAGCGGAGCTCCCGTTTCTGCCGCTGCCCAGGATGTGAAGCAGGCTGTTGGCGCTGAGCCCAAGAAGGCCTTCACTGGTGGTGATCAGGGCTGGGTCTCCCTTAAGCTCTCTGACGTCGAGATTGTCAACCACAACACTAAGCGCCTGCGCTTCGAGCTTCCCGAAGCTGACCAGGTCTCTGGTCTGCACGTTGCCAGTGCCCTTCTCACAAAGTACAAGGGCCCCAATGACGAGAAGGCCACGCTCCGACCTTACACCCCCATCAGCGATGAGA ACGACAAGGGCTTCCTTGACTTGCTTATCAAGAAGTACCCCAACGGTCCCATGAGCACACACTTGCACGACATGGCTCCTGGCCAGCGCCTTGACCTCAAGGGTCCTCTCCCCAAGTACACCTGGGAGGAGAACAAGCACGACCATATCGCCCTCATCGCTGGCGGCACTGGCATTACACCCATGTACCAGCTCGCCCgcgccatcttcaacaaccccaaggacaagaccaaggtcaCCCTTGTCTTCGGCAACATCAGCGAGAAGGACATTCTCCTCAAGAAGGAGTTCGAGGAGCTCGAGAACACCTACCCCCAGCGCTTCCGAGCCTTCTACGTCCTCGACAACCCTCCCAAGGGCTGGGTCGGTGGCAGTGGCTTCATCACCAAGGACCTTCTCAAGACTGTTCTTCCCGAACCCAAGAACGAGAACATCAAGCTTTTCGTCTGCGGCCCTCCCGGTCTCATGAACGCCATCTCCGGAAACAAGGTCAGCCCCAAGAACCAGGGTGAGCTGACCGGAGCTCTTAAGGAGCTCGGCTACAAGGAAGACCAGGTTTACAAGTTCTAA
- a CDS encoding hypothetical protein (BUSCO:23702at5125) has protein sequence MAFWVVDGGRPLGLGTTTATAAAAINTSRGPYYVGGKRRVSVSEGGDAYSYAPSHGDAFTFDPKRSRFADELPYDAYENTPMTIPGPSGYSSPQQHDHFSPYHQQPQQPTFQPRIHHVNKSAYPYNHPCNSPTEDEFFYHDDIGSSTPPLIHRPDSAPVKNLSFLVIRERSPTPEGFPSIDASFDLGAFGPAPESRPAPSFGPPGPPPAPAPAPAPAPVADACAMERTASGLSISSDTTQPTFASLSPLNDDDEPGFLSDLAAARLVRDHVANSGFSSSNRRRHRGVDSRHGRILRTLINPKSRAADFPLDDNALRSIFSAANELFFGNRLAGRVAWDWSHPASAQYQAHIVGTTAVRRSRDGGYETLIVLSSPILQDTKYNRRLLISTFLHEMIHSYLFVVCGLKARYQGGHTEGFRQIADIIDRWVGHSYLRLSEMDADLEHFRQHPSCAHEQHQVRSQSADGQERGPWRSERWEDGERERSVIYPTELHPRPHPSYENRERHGREGHRALHARRGISPYVY, from the coding sequence ATGGCCTTTTGGGTGGTTGACGGGGGTCGTCCGCTTGGACTTGGTACTACCACTGCCACTGCCGCTGCCGCTATCAACACAAGCCGGGGTCCGTACTATGTGGGCGGTAAACGGAGAGTAAGCGTCTCCGAAGGCGGCGACGCATACTCGTATGCACCCAGCCATGGTGATGCCTTCACTTTCGATCCAAAGAGATCCAGGTTCGCCGATGAGCTTCCTTACGACGCATACGAAAACACACCAATGACAATTCCTGGACCCAGTGGTTATTCATCCCCACAACAGCATGACCATTTCTCACCTTATCACCAACAACCGCAGCAACCGACATTCCAACCTAGAATCCATCATGTCAACAAATCCGCCTACCCATACAATCACCCCTGCAACTCTCCCACAGAAGATGAATTTTTCTACCACGACGACATTGGATCTTCCACTCCACCATTAATTCATCGTCCCGACTCAGCACCTGTCAAAAACCTTTCTTTTCTCGTAATTCGTGAACGGTCGCCAACCCCAGAAGGTTTCCCTTCTATCGATGCTAGTTTCGATCTTGGCGCCTTCGGTCCAGCTCCCGAATCTCGGCCGGCTCCGTCTTTCGGCCCCCCCGGACCTCCACCGGCTCCCGCACCCGCCCCAGCACCCGCTCCTGTCGCCGATGCTTGCGCTATGGAACGTACAGCCTCCGGTCTATCTATTTCATCCGACACTACTCAGCCCACCTTTGCGAGTCTATCTCCCCtaaacgacgacgacgagccGGGTTTTCTAAGTGATCTCGCTGCTGCACGATTAGTCCGTGATCATGTCGCCAACTCTGGCTTTTCCAGTTCTAATCGTCGAAGACACCGCGGCGTTGACTCGCGCCATGGCCGTATCTTGAGAACTCTCATCAACCCCAAATCCCGCGCTGCCGACTTTCCACTCGATGACAACGCTCTGCGCAGCATTTTCTCGGCCGCCAATGAACTCTTCTTCGGCAATCGACTTGCCGGTCGTGTTGCGTGGGACTGGAGTCACCCCGCCAGCGCCCAGTACCAGGCGCACATTGTTGGCACCACCGCCGTGCGACGTTCCCGCGACGGCGGCTATGAGACTCTCATCGTGCTGTCGTCCCCCATTCTCCAGGATACAAAGTACAACCGTCGTCTGCTGATATCGACCTTCCTCCACGAGATGATCCATAGTTACCTCTTTGTAGTATGTGGTCTGAAAGCCCGCTATCAAGGCGGCCATACCGAGGGATTCCGCCAGATCGCCGACATCATCGATCGCTGGGTCGGGCACAGCTATCTGCGTCTCAGTGAAATGGACGCTGACCTTGAGCACTTCCGTCAGCACCCTTCATGCGCGCATGAGCAACATCAGGTGCGCAGCCAAAGCGCAGACGGGCAGGAGAGGGGACCCTGGCGCAGCGAGAGATGGGAGGATGGCGAACGAGAAAGAAGCGTCATCTATCCGACTGAGCTTCATCCACGACCACATCCCAGCTACGAAAACAGGGAACGACATGGGCGGGAGGGTCACAGAGCCCTTCATGCCCGGAGAGGAATCTCACCATACGTTTACTGA
- the SSU72 gene encoding RNA polymerase II subunit A C-terminal domain phosphatase (BUSCO:44183at5125) yields MEVANGGSAAQGQNGSSEGNNGYKLKFCTVCASNNNRSMEAHLRLSQADYPVISFGTGSLVRLPGPTITQPNVYHFNKTSYDSMFKELESKDARLYKNNGILNMLNRNRGVKWGPERWQDWQVGVPRLQHAKDRGSEGTEGGLVDIVITCEERCWDAVVDDLMNRGSPLNRPVHVINVEIKDNHEEAAVGGQGILDLANSLNAAAREEREAIGASAFDNGSASSRATFDERVPDILASWQERWPNLPATWTVAWF; encoded by the exons ATGGAGGTTGCTAATGGTGGCTCTGCGGCCCAAGGCCAAAATGGCTCATCTGAAGGCAACAACGGATACAAACTAAAATTCTGCACTGTCTGTGCCAGTAACAACAACCG ATCTATGGAGGCCCATCTCCGGCTTTCGCAGGCTGACTATCCTGTCATCTCCTTCGGTACAGGTTCCCTCGTCCGCTTGCCTGGACCTACCATCACCCAACCTAACGTATACCACTTTAACAAAACTTCATATGACAGCATGTTCAAAGAGCTTGAGTCTAAGGACGCTCGACTGTATAAAAATAATGGTATCCTGAACATGTTGAATCGTAATCGCGGGGTCAAATGGGGTCCAGAGCGTTGGCAAGATTGGCAGGTCGGTGTACCTCGCCTGCAGCACGCCAAGGACCGTGGCAGCGAGGGTACTGAGGGCGGTCTGGTCGACATTGTCATTACCTGCGAAGAACGATGTTGGGACGCCGTTGTGGATGACCTCATGAACAGAGGCTCTCCCCTTAACCGACCTGTCCATGTCATCAATGTTGAAATCAAGGATAACCACGAAGAAGCTGCTGTTGGTGGTCAAGGTATCCTGGACCTTGCCAATTCTCTCAATGCAGCAGCTCGGGAAGAGCGTGAGGCCATTGGCGCCTCTGCTTTCGATAACGGTTCTGCGTCGAGCAGAGCTACGTTTGATGAGCGAGTACCTGATATTCTCGCTTCGTGGCAGGAAAGATGGCCCAACCTGCCAGCAACCTGGACTGTTGCCTGGTTCTGA
- a CDS encoding hypothetical protein (MEROPS:MER0015691~TransMembrane:1 (i29-51o)~BUSCO:6876at5125), whose translation MPTESTPLIQTVRVGPPRRRYPHQTWRRFFTLICSVVVIGGFGLFVIQTLLIGPHHHHGHPGSWLPAKSHLSYEELERILFDTPDPKKAEEWSRYYTSGPHLAGKNLSQAEWTRDRWEEFGVESSIVAYDAYLNYPVDASVSILEKSKNGKGWNTTFKASLEEDIIEEDPTTSYDNRIPIFHGYSASGNVTASFVYVNYGTYQDYQDLVDAKVDVKGKIAIARYGGIFRGLKIKRAQELGFVGVLIYSDPGDDGERTEEHGYKPYPEGPARNPSAVQRGSAEFLSIRPGDPSTPGYPSKPDAPRVPVDDATASIPSIPISYRDALPILKALNGHGPKSSDFNKYWNKNLGLKYKGVEYNIGPTPDDVVVNLYNEQKYVTTPIWDVIGIVNGTIPNEVIVVGNHRDAWIVGGAGDPNSGSAVLNEVIRGVGKAIEAGWKPLRTIVFASWDGEEYSLIGSTEWVEEYLPWLSEANVAYVNVDVGVDGPEFTASAAPLLNQIIRDVTSAVPSANQTIPGQTVNDLWSGRITTMGSGSDFTAFQDFAGIPCIDFGFKYSSTSAVYHYHSNYDSFYWMKEYGDVGFKYHRTMAQILGLTIAKLAGTVIIPFSATEYADALNGYLDKVEAKFEPAAEVMSDDEIFSMRGTVLSDKPIGSEHEFKKSLDHIRQQLGHFHLKASELDAEAEIANHKLEEGLPWWNIIGKIRLGYTIEKINKRYKFLERNFLYEGGLDGRDWFKHVVFAPGIWTGYSGAVFPGWDESIDAKDYTNGLKWSAIIVRCINKAIDSLSG comes from the exons ATGCCAACTGAGAGCACTCCTCTCATACAAACTGTTCGGGTCGGCCCTCCCCGGAGGAGGTACCCTCACCAAACCTGGCGTCGCTTCTTTACTCTGATTTGCTCTGTCGTGGTTATTGGCGGTTTCGGCTTGTTCGTTATCCAAACTCTATTGATTGGacctcaccaccaccatgGTCATCCTGGCTCTTGGTTACCTGCCAAAAGTCATTTGAGTTACGAAGAGTTGGAACGTATCCTATTTGATACCCCAGACCCCAAAAAAGCTGAGGAATGGAGTCGTTATTATACTTCTGGCCCCCACCTGGCTGGCAAGAACCTCTCACAG GCCGAGTGGACAAGGGACCGTTGGGAGGAGTTCGGAGTTGAATCCAGCATCGTGGCATATGATGCCTATCTCAACTACCCTGTTGACGCCAGTGTTTCCATCTTGGAAAAGTCAAAGAACGGAAAAGGCTGGAACACCACATTCAAGGCCTCTCTTGAGGAGGACATCATCGAAGAGGACCCAACAACCTCTTACGACAACCGCATCCCCATCTTCCACGGCTACTCAGCCAGTGGAAACGTCACTGCCTCATTCGTCTATGTCAACTATGGAACTTACCAGGACTACCAGGACCTCGTTGATGCCAAGGTTGACGTCAAGGGGAAGATTGCCATTGCCAGGTACGGTGGAATCTTCAGAGGCCTCAAGATCAAGCGCGCACAGGAGCTCGGCTTTGTTGGAGTCCTCATCTACAGCGAtcctggtgatgatggtgagagGACCGAAGAGCATGGATATAAACCTTACCCTGAGGGACCTGCGCGTAACCCCAGTGCTGTTCAGCGCGGAAGTGCAGAGTTCTTGAGCATCCGTCCCGGTGATCC ATCCACCCCTGGATATCCTTCCAAGCCTGATGCTCCTCGTGTCCCAGTTGATGACGCCACCGCATCTATCCCTTCAATTCCCATCTCATATCGGGATGCTCTTCCCATCCTCAAGGCTCTCAACGGCCATGGTCCAAAGTCATCGGATTTCAATAAGTACTGGAACAAGAACCTCGGCTTGAAATACAAAGGCGTTGAGTACAACATTGGCCCTACGCcagatgatgttgttgtcaaCCTTTACAACGAGCAAAAGTATGTCACCACGCCCATCTGGGATGTTATCGGAATTGTCAACGGCACCATCCCCAACGAAGTAATCGTTGTCGGAAACCATCGAGATGCTTGGATTGTCGGCGGAGCTGGTGACCCCAACAGTGGCTCTGCTGTTCTCAACGAAGTCATTCGCGGAGTTGGAAAGGCTATCGAGGCAGGCTGGAAGCCTCTTCGAACTATTGTCTTTGCGAGCTGGGACGGTGAGGAGTACTCTTTGATTGGCAGCACCGAATGGGTCGAGGAATATCTTCCATGGCTCTCAGAGGCTAACGTTGCCTATGTCAACGTTGACGTCGGTGTCGATGGTCCCGAGTTCACCGCATCTGCAGCTCCTCTCCTCAACCAAATCATCCGCGATGTCACAAGCGCTGTTCCCTCAGCCAACCAAACCATTCCTGGCCAGACTGTCAACGATCTCTGGTCTGGAAGAATTACTACTATGGGTAGTGGGAGCGACTTCACAGCTTTCCAGGACTTTGCGGGCATTCCTTGCATTGACTTCGGTTTCAAGTACAGTAGTACTAGTGCCGTCTATCACTACCATAGCAACTATGATAGCTTCTATTGGATGAAGGAATACGGTGATGTTGGATTCAAGTACCACCGGACCATGGCTCAAATCTTGGGTCTCACCATTGCCAAGCTCGCCGGCACTGTCATCATTCCCTTTAGCGCTACCGAGTATGCTGATGCGTTGAACGGCTACCTTGATAAGGTCGAGGCCAAGTTCGAGCCTGCTGCCGAAGTCATGAGCGACGATGAAATCTTCAGCATGCGCGGTACTGTCTTGTCAGACAAGCCTATTGGAAGCGAGCACGAGTTTAAGAAGAGTCTCGACCACATTCGTCAGCAACTCGGACACTTCCACCTTAAAGCTAGCGAACTCGACGCCGAAGCTGAAATTGCCAACCACAAACTCGAAGAGGGTCTTCCATGGTGGAATATTATAGGGAAAATCCGCCTCGGCTACACTATTGAGAAAATCAACAAGAGATACAAGTTCCTCGAGCGCAACTTCCTCTATGAGGGTGGCCTAGATGGCCGAGATTGGTTCAAGCACGTAGTTTTTGCGCCTGGTATTTGGACCGGTTATTCCGGAG CTGTTTTCCCCGGCTGGGACGAGAGTATCGATGCAAAGGATTACACAAACGGTCTTAAGTGGTCTGCTATCATTGTACGATGTATCAACAAGGCCATTGATAGTCTCTCTGGTTAA
- a CDS encoding hypothetical protein (TransMembrane:11 (o14-37i49-71o83-101i141-163o183-207i284-305o335-353i365-389o395-419i431-456o462-483i)) → MTTKDGPKLPKQQLAILAIARIAEPMAYTSVFPYLPAMVRSYGVPTNKVGSWVGVTSGVFSISQSITAVAWGKASDTYGRKPTVILGLLTTMVCFIIWGMSTSLPMAIAVRAIQGGGNGNVGIIRTMVAEMVPERELQPRAFSIMPIVWSLGSIIGPSFGGFFAEPAEQYPEIFGHLEFFKRFPFLLPNLILTVFFLTSVTVAVLFLHETLPSKRGHRDWGILVGKRITNSFKNTRPTPSTRRPSFVDGEATSPLLPNKTAPKTQDEEPARKERVLTRETSINLLAYTFLAFHSVAYDQILSVFLRHPVEQHTPENTAFPFYFSGGFGMTHSQVGLIYTVYGVVCGSIQFLLYPTIVARFGVLRCFRFSCVLMPIAYFLTPYCVLFPTHNARTTALILVMFIKAAGIIVAFPSTTILLTNSCSSLSVLGTLNGYATTFSGLGRAAGPASAGALFTWGADHGYVITAWFFLMFVAIVGAIPAYLAKDGAGPTASVSTSAESTDAEDNEVSSSSSTLLLPGDSAAISDSEDDERPLNKSRPEQQSYGTIQGGRN, encoded by the exons ATGACGACAAAAGATGGCCCTAAGCTGCCAAAGCAGCAGCTGGCGATTCTGG CCATTGCAAGAATCGCCGAGCCTATGGCCTACACCTCAGTATTCCCATATCTTCCAGCGATGGTCAGGAGCTACGGCGTTCCGACGAATAAGGTCGGAAGCTGGGTGGGCGTCACATCGGGTGTCTTTTCCATCTCACAAAGCATCACAGCTGTCGCGTGGGGGAAAGCGTCTGATACCTACGGGAGAAAACCTACCGTTATCCTGGGCCTTCTGACGACCATGGTCTGTTTTATAATATGGGGCATGTCAACGAGTTTGCCCATGGCTATTGCTGTCCGAGCTATTCAGGGAGGTGGAAACGGAAACG TTGGAATTATTCGAACAATGGTTGCTGAGATGGTCCCTGAACGAGAACTTCAGCCTCGTGCCTTCTCAATTATGCCCATAGTATGGAGTCTGGGCTCTATCATCGGCCCTAGCTTTGGAGGATTCTTCGCCGAGCCTGCTGAACAATATCCTGAGATTTTTGGTCATCTGGAATTCTTCAAGCGCTTCCCGTTTCTTCTTCCCAACTTGATCTTGACCGTCTTTTTCCTCACCTCTGTTACTGTCGCAGTCCTGTTTCTTCAT GAAACACTTCCCAGCAAAAGAGGACATCGAGATTGGGGTATCCTAGTTGGCAAGCGTATCACCAACTCCTTCAAAAACACTCGCCCAACGCCCTCTACCCGTCGCCCTTCATTCGTAGACGGCGAGGCCACTTCACCTCTTCTTCCCAACAAGACAGCGCCCAAGACGCAAGACGAGGAGCCAGCCAGGAAAGAGCGTGTGCTCACTCGTGAAACCTCCATCAACCTTTTGGCATACACGTTTTTGGCTTTCCACTCAGTCGCCTATGATCAGATCCTTAGTGTTTTCCTCAGACATCCTGTTGAACAGCATACACCCGAGAACACGGCATTCCCCTTTTATTTTTCTGGAGGATTTGGCATGACTCATAGCCAGGTCGGTCTTATTTACACGGTGTATGGTGTTGTTTGTGGTAGCATCCAGTTCCTTCTGTATCCTACAATTGTTGCTCGTTTTGGAGTTTTGCGATGCTTCAGATTCTCCT GTGTCCTTATGCCCATCGCTTATTTCCTCACCCCTTACTGTGTCCTGTTCCCTACACACAATGCCCGAACGACAGCTCTTATCTTGGTCATGTTCATCAAGGCTGCTGGAATCATTGTGGCCTTCCCGTCCACCACCATTCTTCTCACGAACTCGTGTAGTTCCCTCAGCGTGCTAGGCACACTTAATGGCTATGCGACGACATTCAGCGGACTGGGCCGCGCTGCTGGTCCCGCTTCTGCTGGAGCTCTCTTCACTTGGGGCGCTGACCATGGATATGTCATCACGGCATGGTTCTTTCTTATGTTTGTCGCCATCGTAGGCGCTATCCCTGCGTATCTCGCCAAAGACGGAGCCGGCCCAACTGCTTCTGTATCAACTTCAGCAGAGAGCACTGATGCGGAGGACAATGAGGTTTCGTCTTCGTCTAGCACGCTGTTATTGCCTGGAGACTCGGCGGCTATTTCGGACTCCGAGGACGATGAGCGTCCCTTGAACAAGTCAAGACCCGAACAGCAAAGCTATGGAACTATTCAAGGAGGACGAAATTGA
- a CDS encoding hypothetical protein (BUSCO:30317at5125) produces MFPSTLSYTQVRDFAYPVTHPLHYGPPPEPSGPPSGMTTPASEHRRLSDPPGSLDARMPWESWGTEGFNRAHDLAPIQFDGGPPYSEDEDLQSPVVATRHRKHKSTSAATGMRGRTGRDDVRSANYDRERGYYMGTSGDGSETYYVNNGNEANGPGGDFVTYPPDQARHSRAYHIAQQPRAAEGGEYYQPESDSSPSSPGFNDESRYSRDYQFTITSPDEEFHGKAVALFDFERENENELPLVEGQIIWVSYRHGQGWLVAEDPKTQESGLVPEEYVRLLRDIEGGMNSLTGHLVEGSGSPDVGTPTQAEHSGQYGHTPSSSNATNGYHQPIVSMFSTSSKDLDPYPTEQLGLQSGQAPPQVVHYHGQRGGSQANTPTIAQSQDTGILRRESHDAGTKRDSNVTPVQEKPPMELGEPVVGEEAKEAER; encoded by the coding sequence ATGTTCCCCTCGACTCTTTCGTATACTCAAGTGCGGGACTTTGCCTACCCTGTCACTCACCCTCTACATTATGGCCCGCCGCCTGAACCTTCGGGTCCGCCATCGGGCATGACAACGCCCGCAAGTGAGCACCGACGATTATCAGACCCTCCGGGCTCGTTGGATGCACGTATGCCTTGGGAGTCGTGGGGCACTGAAGGATTCAACCGTGCTCATGACCTTGCTCCCATCCAGTTTGACGGTGGTCCTCCATATAGCGAAGACGAGGATTTGCAAAGCCCCGTCGTGGCCACACGCCACCGCAAGCACAAATCGACTTCGGCAGCCACAGGCATGAGGGGGAGGACAGGTCGTGATGATGTGCGTTCGGCCAACTACGACCGTGAGCGGGGTTATTACATGGGAACTAGTGGAGACGGCAGCGAAACTTACTATGTGAATAATGGCAACGAGGCCAACGGTCCTGGCGGAGACTTTGTCACATATCCGCCAGACCAGGCAAGACACAGCCGGGCATATCACATTGCCCAACAACCCAGGGCTGCCGAGGGCGGTGAGTACTATCAGCCCGAGTCTGACAGCTCCCCATCGTCCCCAGGCTTCAATGACGAGTCTCGCTATTCACGAGATTATCAGTTTACTATTACGTCGCCGGACGAAGAGTTTCATGGCAAGGCCGTTGCCTTGTTCGATTTCGAGCGAGAGAACGAAAACGAATTGCCTCTGGTTGAGGGCCAGATCATCTGGGTTTCGTATCGACACGGACAAGGCTGGCTGGTTGCCGAAGACCCCAAGACGCAAGAGAGCGGCCTGGTGCCCGAGGAATATGTCCGGCTACTCCGCGATATCGAAGGAGGAATGAACAGCCTGACTGGCCATCTTGTGGAGGGATCTGGCTCTCCTGACGTGGGCACACCTACCCAAGCGGAGCATAGCGGTCAATATGGCCACACTCCATCTTCCAGCAATGCGACTAACGGGTATCATCAGCCAATCGTGTCGATGTTCTCGACGTCGAGCAAAGACCTTGACCCGTATCCCACCGAACAACTGGGACTTCAATCCGGACAAGCGCCCCCGCAGGTCGTCCACTATCATGGGCAACGCGGGGGAAGTCAAGCAAACACGCCGACAATCGCGCAGTCTCAAGATACTGGTATTCTGAGGAGGGAGAGCCACGATGCTGGAACGAAAAGGGACTCGAACGTCACACCGGTGCAGGAGAAACCGCCGATGGAGTTGGGAGAGCCGGTCGTCGGCgaagaagcgaaagaagCCGAGAGGTGA